Proteins encoded within one genomic window of Pseudorasbora parva isolate DD20220531a chromosome 3, ASM2467924v1, whole genome shotgun sequence:
- the ftr83 gene encoding finTRIM family, member 83 isoform X2 — translation MSLDQELCYLCKEDLREPVSIPCGHIFCSVCIKTYWDHAENTGQYVCPQCRVAYNKRPNPRRFQSSRNSSSSLRNRDSDSFPPAPPAPDYNYAGPQDVGCDICIGKKLKAVKSCLMCLASYCEKHLKPHYESSTFKRHKLVDEIGHLDRQICPQHQKGLELYCRTDQMCICVLCTVKEHKGHDMVSAEQERAEMQQRLGATQAEIQEKIHDRVKQMEELKQAVDALKSSAQRALQESEKLFGDMLRSIERMQQEMIKLISTNKKAALNTAEGHMERLGHEIADLKRRDNELTQLSRTEDHIHFIQSYHMLIAQTDAEELPSVTVNPYFSFGAVTKTVSEMKQHLNDFSNEELVKVAKTVNKMPFCQLEDRKKKKSTKSDDVDMMYKSPSNTPRTRDELLQYQRRSRTSGRNHLQMSNQL, via the exons ATGTCGCTTGACCAGGAGCTCTGTTACCTCTGCAAGGAAGATCTCAGGGAGCCCGTTTCCATCCCATGCGGTCACATTTTCTGCTCTGTGTGCATCAAGACCTACTGGGACCATGCAGAAAACACTGGACAATACGTGTGTCCCCAGTGCAGGGTCGCCTACAACAAGAGGCCTAATCCACGCCGCTTTCAGTCCTCACGCAATTCGTCGTCATCCCTGAGAAACAGGGATTCAGACTCTTTCCCACCGGCCCCTCCGGCCCCTGACTACAACTACGCCGGACCCCAAGATGTGGGATGTGACATTTGCATTGGCAAGAAGCTCAAAGCTGTCAAGTCTTGTCTGATGTGTCTTGCTTCCTACTGCGAGAAGCACTTGAAGCCCCATTACGAATCGTCCACTTTCAAACGGCACAAGTTGGTCGATGAAATCGGACACCTGGATCGTCAGATCTGCCCTCAGCACCAGAAAGGTCTGGAGCTTTATTGCCGGACGGACCAgatgtgtatctgtgtgttgTGCACGGTGAAAGAGCACAAGGGCCATGACATGGTGTCCGCTGAACAGGAAAGGGCGGAAATGCAG CAACGGTTGGGCGCCACCCAAGCTGAAATCCAGGAAAAGATCCATGACAGAGTGAAGCAAATGGAAGAGTTAAAACAGGCAGTGGATGCACTTAAG AGTTCGGCACAACGGGCCTTGCAGGAGAGTGAAAAGCTGTTCGGTGACATGCTTCGTTCCATTGAAAGAATGCAACAGGAAATGATCAAACTCATCTCGACCAATAAGAAGGCTGCACTTAACACGGCTGAGGGCCACATGGAGCGTCTGGGGCATGAAATTGCTGACCTGAAGAGGAGAGACAATGAGCTGACGCAACTGTCCCGCACTGAAGACCACATCCATTTCATCCAG AGTTACCATATGCTGATTGCCCAGACTGATGCCGAGGAGCTGCCATCTGTTACTGTGAACCCTTACTTCTCCTTCGGTGCTGTTACTAAGACCGTCTCTGAGATGAAACAACATCTAAATGATTTCAGCAATGAAGAGCTGGTCAAGGTGGCAAAGACAG TGAACAAGATGCCATTCTGCCAGCTAGAGGACCGTAAGAAGAAAAAGTCTACAAAAT CTGATGATGTTGACATGATGTACAAGAGCCCCAGCAACACTCCCCGGACAAGGGACGAGTTACTCCAGT ATCAGAGACGTTCACGCACCTCTGGCAGAAACCACCTCCAAATGTCCAACCAGCTCTGA
- the ftr83 gene encoding finTRIM family, member 83 isoform X1, whose amino-acid sequence MSLDQELCYLCKEDLREPVSIPCGHIFCSVCIKTYWDHAENTGQYVCPQCRVAYNKRPNPRRFQSSRNSSSSLRNRDSDSFPPAPPAPDYNYAGPQDVGCDICIGKKLKAVKSCLMCLASYCEKHLKPHYESSTFKRHKLVDEIGHLDRQICPQHQKGLELYCRTDQMCICVLCTVKEHKGHDMVSAEQERAEMQQRLGATQAEIQEKIHDRVKQMEELKQAVDALKSSAQRALQESEKLFGDMLRSIERMQQEMIKLISTNKKAALNTAEGHMERLGHEIADLKRRDNELTQLSRTEDHIHFIQSYHMLIAQTDAEELPSVTVNPYFSFGAVTKTVSEMKQHLNDFSNEELVKVAKTVNKMPFCQLEDRKKKKSTKSDDVDMMYKSPSNTPRTRDELLQYACQLTLDTNTAYRQLYISRNNRKAALKRDPQSYSDSNQRFDCLPQVLCKEALSGGAYYWEVEWSGEGASVGVTFKGIKRTGYGDSARIGYNRKSWSLFCSNSSYSARHNKDQVEINAPYSSRIGVFLDCAGGTLSFYNVSESVSLIHQFKASFSEPVYPGFWVWYESAITICQV is encoded by the exons ATGTCGCTTGACCAGGAGCTCTGTTACCTCTGCAAGGAAGATCTCAGGGAGCCCGTTTCCATCCCATGCGGTCACATTTTCTGCTCTGTGTGCATCAAGACCTACTGGGACCATGCAGAAAACACTGGACAATACGTGTGTCCCCAGTGCAGGGTCGCCTACAACAAGAGGCCTAATCCACGCCGCTTTCAGTCCTCACGCAATTCGTCGTCATCCCTGAGAAACAGGGATTCAGACTCTTTCCCACCGGCCCCTCCGGCCCCTGACTACAACTACGCCGGACCCCAAGATGTGGGATGTGACATTTGCATTGGCAAGAAGCTCAAAGCTGTCAAGTCTTGTCTGATGTGTCTTGCTTCCTACTGCGAGAAGCACTTGAAGCCCCATTACGAATCGTCCACTTTCAAACGGCACAAGTTGGTCGATGAAATCGGACACCTGGATCGTCAGATCTGCCCTCAGCACCAGAAAGGTCTGGAGCTTTATTGCCGGACGGACCAgatgtgtatctgtgtgttgTGCACGGTGAAAGAGCACAAGGGCCATGACATGGTGTCCGCTGAACAGGAAAGGGCGGAAATGCAG CAACGGTTGGGCGCCACCCAAGCTGAAATCCAGGAAAAGATCCATGACAGAGTGAAGCAAATGGAAGAGTTAAAACAGGCAGTGGATGCACTTAAG AGTTCGGCACAACGGGCCTTGCAGGAGAGTGAAAAGCTGTTCGGTGACATGCTTCGTTCCATTGAAAGAATGCAACAGGAAATGATCAAACTCATCTCGACCAATAAGAAGGCTGCACTTAACACGGCTGAGGGCCACATGGAGCGTCTGGGGCATGAAATTGCTGACCTGAAGAGGAGAGACAATGAGCTGACGCAACTGTCCCGCACTGAAGACCACATCCATTTCATCCAG AGTTACCATATGCTGATTGCCCAGACTGATGCCGAGGAGCTGCCATCTGTTACTGTGAACCCTTACTTCTCCTTCGGTGCTGTTACTAAGACCGTCTCTGAGATGAAACAACATCTAAATGATTTCAGCAATGAAGAGCTGGTCAAGGTGGCAAAGACAG TGAACAAGATGCCATTCTGCCAGCTAGAGGACCGTAAGAAGAAAAAGTCTACAAAAT CTGATGATGTTGACATGATGTACAAGAGCCCCAGCAACACTCCCCGGACAAGGGACGAGTTACTCCAGT atgCCTGCCAGCTAACTCTCGACACCAACACAGCATACAGACAGCTCTACATCTCCCGAAACAACAGGAAAGCAGCACTGAAAAGAGACCCTCAGTCTTACAGTGACAGCAACCAGAGATTTGATTGCCTGCCCCAGGTCCTGTGTAAAGAGGCGCTCTCAGGAGGTGCTTACTACTGGGAAGTGGAGTGGAGCGGGGAGGGCGCTTCTGTTGGTGTCACTTTTAAAGGTATCAAGAGGACAGGTTATGGGGACTCAGCTCGTATTGGCTACAACCGCAAGTCatggagtctcttctgctccaACTCCAGCTACTCAGCCCGACACAACAAAGACCAGGTTGAGATTAATGCACCCTACTCTTCCCGTATCGGGGTGTTCCTGGACTGTGCAGGAGGCACTCTTTCATTCTACAATGTGTCTGAGTCAGTGTCACTTATTCATCAGTTTAAAGCCTCTTTCAGTGAGCCGGTATATCCTGGCTTTTGGGTGTGGTATGAGTCTGCTATTACTATTTGCCAGGTGTAA